AAGTATTGCGAAACCCAGACCAAGCAGCGTCTTTTTGATGATTTTGATTATCAGGCTAATTCATGGGACATGCCTCTCCGGATAATTATAAAAGCGGAGCATAATGACAAAGGTTCTAATCATCGCTTTGTGGCAACTAACATGACTGGTACTCCGGAAAGGCTGTATGATTTTTACGCTTTAAGAGGCGACTGCGAGAATAGAATCAAAGAATTTAAAGAACGATTTAAAGGCTGGCCGGTTAAGCTGTCATCGTTTTGCAGCTAATCAGTTCCGTTTGGTTATGCATGCTATTGGTTATGTTCTGATAACAGCGCTGAAGAAGTATCTCAAAGGGACAATTCTGGAGAATGCTCAAGTATCGACAATCCGCTGCAAGCTTATCAAGATTGGCGCCAGAGTGGTTCAAAGTTGCCGCAGATTCTGGGTACATCTCGCCAGCGGCTACCCGTTGAAAAAACTGGGAAACTCTTGATAAATATAGCTTGTAAAAGGACAAGTATTCAGTTACTTTGTGTGTGAAAGCAAAGCAACATAATAATGCAGTGCTTAAGTTTTTTTCTCACTGAGCAAGGAGAATCTGTTGCTATTAATAGTTTTTCAACAGCCTAGCATAATACTATCCTCCAAAAAGTAAACTTGTAGCGTTAGTAAAGATGAACTCATTGCTTGATCTTTTAGCGCTCTTTTTGGCCTCTTTGGTGGCAGCGGCAGTTTCAGGGGCCGCAGGCTTTGGAGGCGCGCTCCTTTTGCTCCCGCTTCTTGCGGCCACCGTTGGCACTACACAAGCTGTCCCGCTGTTGACTATTGCCCAGTTCATCGGCAATGTTTCTCGTGCCGGTTTTGGGTTTTCGCAGATACACTGGAAACCGATCGGGTTTTTTCTAATTGGGGCGGTTCCGTGCAGTGTTTTGGGAGCCTTTTTTTTCGTCCAGC
The Candidatus Zixiibacteriota bacterium DNA segment above includes these coding regions:
- a CDS encoding transposase, which translates into the protein MESKNLKNDLKAGRLSCHRFAANQFRLVMHAIGYVLITALKKYLKGTILENAQVSTIRCKLIKIGARVVQSCRRFWVHLASGYPLKKLGNS